CCAAGAATTAGGCTTGAATAGACACATTGTCTCCACAAAACCTGTTCTAGAAAAATTAGGCTTCTGAATATCTACCTATTCCCAACTACGTAGGTAGGCATAAATTAAATGTAAGATAGAACCTAACCCATTTCCTATCTGCCCAGCAGTTCACTACAATAAGAGATTGTGTGTAAATTTCACCGGAGAAAAAAGCAATGTCCCGTCGTTGTCAACTAACAGGCAAAAAAGCCAATAACGCCTTTTCTGTCTCCCACTCTCACCGTCGTACCAAGCGTTTACAAAACGTCAACCTCCAAACCAAGCGCATTTGGTGGTCAGAAGGCAACCGTTGGGTAAAACTGAAAATCTCTACCAAAGCTATTAAAACCCTAGAAACTAAAGGTTTAGTTGCAATGGCAAAAGAAGCCGGTCTCAACCTAAACCACTACTAAGAAAACCTGAAAAATTAGCTAGCTAGGAACCCCAGCTTTTTTGACAGGTTGGGGTTCTGGTTTTTGGCTCTTCAAAGCTCTATGGTTGTGATAAATCCGGGCTACGACCTAGCAACAAGATATTGATTTAGGAAAACTCTCCAAAATGGGGAGTTTTTTTTGTCATCGAAGGAACTACTAGTATTTGAACACACTAATTTTGAGGGGCAAAACAATTGTAGTAGCAGCGTCTCGCTCCCTGTGTACAAAAAGCGGGCAAGCTTACCCTCGAAGGAAGTGAAGGGATGCTCGCAGTCAGCTATCAAAATTAATGGCATAGATACTACCCACAGACGACCCAAATAAAAAACTTTCTTCTCAATGATAAGTTTTGCCAGGGAGGTGGGTAACATAAGCTTACTTTGTTAACGACATCTTCATCAAGCCTTTGCCTGATGCCTAGATATTTTTACAATTTTTCTATGAACCTATGGCAAGATTATTCTTTCTCCGCTATAAAATGGTAAATAATTCAATGTCAATATATGATTGACAGGAAAAAATCACAGAAACTTACATAAAAATCAGAATACATAAAAGCCTTTTTATGATAACAATTCATCGTGTTATTATATTTTGTTGTTTTTAGCCATAATCTATAAAAGATTAGCTTTTTCATTAACAAGCAAACTTATAAAAATCAACTCATACTTGACAAGGAAGGGGCTATGTCTAGTAATAGCAAGTTAGTCAAGACAATCAGAAAATATTCTCAGAAAATATATCAAGAATCATCATCACATATTCATTCTCAAAGTCTCTGGTTGCTCAGAGCTTTTGTCATTCTGAGAAAGGATACAAGATGGAGCAATTCTGGTTTTGTTTTGCCAACCGTGGCAATGGTAGGACTGGTAGTAGTTTTACTAACCACCGCTATTTTATTCCGCTCCTTTGAAAGGGCTAAAAATGCTAGCAATGTGCGAGTAAATGAGGTGACGTTGAAGGCTGCAACACCAGCTCTAGACCGTGCTAAAGCTAAAATTACAGAATTATTTGCTGACCCCAGTTTGCCCAGAGCCGTTCCATCTGATGTGACTCTGTATAAAACGATGACTGCGAAACTCAATACCTATACATTAGGTGATGAGACACCCATTATCGTTGGAAATAACTTAGATGGTGCGGACGGAATTGAAGCACCAGTTTCAGGAGCATTAGAATCTAGGGAAGTGATGGAAACTGCCTGGAAGTTTCCAATGGATACTGATAATAATGGTAAGTTTGATAGTTTTGTTCTATATGGTATTTATTTTCGTAATCCACCCTATCAAGGAAGTAGCCCAGAGCGTAAGCGGAACAGTTTAGAAGCCAGAACAGCACCATTGACGGGAGCAGCTTGTGACTCTAGCGGTGATACTAGTGCAAGTTTGGTAGGTGGCTCTAGTTGGTATAAAGATCCGAAGGGGTCATTGAAGAAAAGCTTTTTCGTTTATGCTGTGACAGTTCCTATTTCTAATACCAGTTCTATAGATAGTACAATTAGAAGTAAATACGAAATAGCGCAAGGGAATAAAGGCTTTTCTGCTATCGAGTTACAGCAAGATCGTAAGCAATTACCACTGACGAATAATGCTGTTATTTACGAAGATGATTTAGAAATTGCGCCAGGTCCTGGTATTCGTTTAAATGGACGTATTTTTACCAATAGTAATTTCTTTACCAGAAGGGGTGCTGGTACAGCAGATGGTGATGTGAGATTTTATCAAGTTAGTAGTACACAGTCTTGTTACTACGAACGGGAAAATGGCAAGATTATTATTGGCGGTAACGTTGCAACTAATTTCTTCACAGCCAGTACAGACCAAGGTAATGCTATCGTAGATTTGTTTACGGAAAGTGGTACACCTGGTGGTACTACTCTTGCGAGTACTAATAAATCAACCACTAACCAAACAAGACAAATTGTTTATAACAGTCAGGCTTATGCTCAACGCATTGACCTATTGGTAAATGCACAATATGCTCGTTCTTCTGGTAACGATCCTCAAGTAGTCAAAGATAATGTTAGCAAGCGTCTCACAAGTGACCCAGCTTTAGATACGAATAAGGTACGTCGCGAAGAGTTAGAAATATATTTTCGTCGTCGTACTCGTCGTGTTCCATTCAAAGAAGTGGCTTTTGGAGCTTCTGCTATTATCAAAACTGGCACTACGGATTACACCACAAGTGATGTTCTACAGGGGACGGATGATACGGCAAATAAAAGTAATGATGCACTGAGACCACCCGATGCATGGATCTATCCGACAGATACAAATACGACACTCACCA
The Calothrix sp. 336/3 DNA segment above includes these coding regions:
- the rpmB gene encoding 50S ribosomal protein L28, with translation MSRRCQLTGKKANNAFSVSHSHRRTKRLQNVNLQTKRIWWSEGNRWVKLKISTKAIKTLETKGLVAMAKEAGLNLNHY